The following coding sequences lie in one Cannabis sativa cultivar Pink pepper isolate KNU-18-1 chromosome 5, ASM2916894v1, whole genome shotgun sequence genomic window:
- the LOC115717245 gene encoding large ribosomal subunit protein uL11c produces MLASDSILFRGFYPNLSGSIFQAKSFQQLSSMASSLCTYHTNIIPHYTSTKTINNSLHGNVNKHLSSSLLGSPSSITSLSSSSEFSLRFLQSKQTQLKNSPSRRLSIVAMAPPKAKPGGKAKKVVGLIKLALEAGKATPAPPVGPALGAKGVNIMAFCKDYNAKTADKAGYIIPVEITVYDDKSFTFILKTPPASVLLLKAAGVEKGSKDPQLEKVGKITIEQLKTIAAEKLPDLNCTTIESAMRIIAGTAANMGIDVDPPVLERKKKEIL; encoded by the exons ATGCTAGCTAGTGATAGTATCCTGTTCCGGGGTTTTTATCCAAATCTTTCAGGGTCTATCTTCCAGGCAAAAAGCTTCCAACAACTTTCATCAATGGCGTCTTCACTCTGCACTTACCACACCAATATAATTCCCCACTACACTTCCACAAAGACCATCAACAATTCCCTCCATGGAAATGTCAACAAGCACCTCTCCTCTTCTCTTTTGGGATCTCCTTCTTCCATTACCAGCCTCTCTTCAAGCTCCGAATTTTCTCTCAGATTCCTCCAATCCAAGCAGACTCAGCTTAAAAATTCTCCCTCAAGGCGTCTCAGTATCGTTGCTATGGCTCCTCCTAAGGCCAAACCTGGAGGCAAAGCCAAGAAAG TTGTTGGGTTGATAAAGCTTGCCCTTGAGGCCGGCAAGGCCACTCCGGCACCACCAGTTGGGCCGGCGCTTGGTGCTAAGGGGGTCAATATCATGGCTTTCTGTAAGGATTACAATGCCAAGACAGCTGACAAGGCTGGTTATATTATTCCTGTTGAAATTACAGTTTATGAT GATAAGAGCTTTACTTTTATACTAAAGACTCCACCAGCTTCGGTTCTGCTTCTTAAAGCTGCAG GAGTGGAGAAAGGTTCAAAAGACCCACAGTTGGAGAAAGTAGGGAAGATTACTATTGAGCAATTGAAAACAATTGCTGCTGAGAAGTTACCTGACTTGAACTGCACAACCATTGAATCAGCCATGAGAATTATAGCCGGCACTGCAGCTAATATGGGAATTGATGTTGATCCTCCAGTTCTTGAGCGCAAGAAGAAGGAAATTCTCTAG
- the LOC115716229 gene encoding histone H4, producing the protein MSGRGKGGKGLGKGGAKRHRKVLRDNIQGITKPAIRRLARRGGVKRISGLIYEETRGVLKIFLENVIRDAVTYTEHARRKTVTAMDVVYALKRQGRTLYGFGG; encoded by the coding sequence ATGTCAGGAAGAGGCAAGGGAGGTAAAGGCTTGGGAAAGGGAGGAGCTAAGAGGCACAGGAAGGTTCTGAGGGATAACATCCAGGGAATCACTAAGCCTGCCATTCGAAGACTCGCTCGTAGGGGAGGTGTGAAGCGTATCAGTGGCCTTATCTATGAGGAAACCAGAGGAGTCCTCAAGATCTTCTTGGAAAATGTTATTCGTGACGCTGTTACTTACACAGAGCACGCTCGGAGGAAGACGGTCACCGCCATGGACGTCGTTTATGCTTTGAAGAGGCAAGGTCGCACCCTTTACGGTTTTGGTGGTTAA
- the LOC115716230 gene encoding histone H4: MSGRGKGGKGLGKGGAKRHRKVLRDNIQGITKPAIRRLARRGGVKRISGLIYEETRGVLKIFLENVIRDAVTYTEHARRKTVTAMDVVYALKRQGRTLYGFGG, encoded by the coding sequence ATGTCAGGAAGAGGCAAGGGAGGAAAAGGCTTGGGAAAGGGAGGAGCCAAGAGGCACAGGAAGGTTCTGAGGGATAATATCCAGGGAATCACTAAGCCTGCCATTCGAAGACTCGCTCGTAGGGGAGGTGTGAAGCGTATCAGTGGCCTTATCTATGAGGAAACCAGAGGAGTTCTCAAGATCTTCTTGGAAAATGTTATTCGTGACGCTGTTACTTACACAGAGCACGCTCGGAGAAAGACGGTCACCGCCATGGATGTAGTTTACGCTTTGAAGAGGCAAGGTCGCACCCTTTACGGTTTTGGTGGTTAA